A stretch of DNA from Doryrhamphus excisus isolate RoL2022-K1 chromosome 6, RoL_Dexc_1.0, whole genome shotgun sequence:
GCGGCATGTTtttaaatagactttttttaCTTTCCTTGTTCATTATCATAAAAACCCTTTTGTAACGCTCTAAGCATCCAATAATAGGTCTTCAtgaccttttttcttttttttgactCTTTGTCTTTAAcaccttttttccttccttctacAGGTTTCTTTTTCCTTCTCAGCTGGTCACTTTTCAACTATGAGCATTCCGAAGAAATCAACTCGGACTTTTCCAGCTTAGGTTCCTCCTATTGGCTTGGGGCTTTAGGTTGGACTTTGCTTTTAGTCGTGGAAATGATCATATTTCTAGCCGAGCAAGCTATTGTACCTGACGTTCTCGAAGACCTGGAAAAAGCAGTGGACTCATGGCGGGTCACCTCTACGCCAAGCCGCAGTTTCAGTGATGGCTGTTGTCACCCTGCTGACAGTAACAGTCAGGTTGCTTCAAAGCGTTACATGTCAGCACCGGAATAAGACAATGAGAGGATGAAAACATGACATGAACAAACACAGACTCAAAGGAAAAGAAGTGTTTATTGTTGGATTTGGTCTCCGTCCTGCAACATTCTGCACCAACCTCATAGTTTTTGAGTATGCAAAGGTATATAAACGACCACATctgtgtagaaatcctccccttgaggactctaagtgggttttgaaaagaggataagggaatcttaaagaaccaaatcatagaatgagaaccagattgtttatttctgacaacaatacctaattcagacatccgggcttatctgcagttcctgtatgcctacaagtaagcgggtcttattacagcacagctgcaaaaaagcaccctttccCTGCCCAGCCATtaatacactcaagattgtgtacgaggctggagtcctggaccaatcagctttcgccactgcccttgcttgaactgCTTTCATGGTGTAACATTCTGCAGCAACCTCAGTTTTTGAGTATGCAAAGGTATATAAATGAC
This window harbors:
- the si:ch211-256a21.4 gene encoding uncharacterized protein si:ch211-256a21.4 isoform X2, producing the protein MIGDSGLSGTTQRMTRTVTVWPSVSCLCLWGRHHCDAALEAERVFGVLSFLLALSTGALSLVFALCWTSKTVHSYSNTRSLLMAGQALYPTTLLLLTMFPTGFFFLLSWSLFNYEHSEEINSDFSSLGSSYWLGALGWTLLLVVEMIIFLAEQAIVPDVLEDLEKAVDSWRVTSTPSRSFSDGCCHPADSNSQVASKRYMSAPE